A region of Candidatus Eisenbacteria bacterium DNA encodes the following proteins:
- a CDS encoding efflux RND transporter periplasmic adaptor subunit produces MTRRCVSPPSRGRVGYVVRGLACSLIAALVLSGCTNKKAAHVPPVPVTVAKVVIQPTPLSLDAVGVVEALETVSVKAQVGGVVTQVRFSEGQEVRAGQPLFEIDPRPFKVALDAAEAQLARDKSQSANAEVQAKRYADLIKKDFVTQEQYDDAVTQAEMLRSTVQADDAAVEQSRLNLAYASILAPISGRTGSILVKRGNVVKANDATLVVINQMTPVRVSFAVPESRLPLVKKYADRGRLEVRVKPSRDGSRPEVKGHLAFLDNAVDPNTGTVTLKAELSNEDDSLLPGQFVDTELILTVETDALTVPAGAVVTGQDGSFVFVVGSDNKVEKRPVEVNRTFNNTAVVERGLKPGETVVTDGQMRLVPGATVAVRLEQKTGSR; encoded by the coding sequence ATGACGAGAAGATGTGTGAGCCCTCCATCGCGGGGGCGGGTAGGCTATGTCGTACGCGGCTTGGCGTGCTCGTTAATCGCCGCTCTGGTGCTCTCAGGCTGTACAAACAAGAAGGCCGCCCACGTGCCGCCGGTGCCGGTGACCGTGGCTAAAGTTGTGATCCAACCGACGCCTCTCTCTCTGGACGCCGTTGGCGTTGTGGAGGCCCTGGAGACCGTGTCCGTGAAAGCCCAAGTGGGCGGAGTCGTCACTCAGGTGAGATTCTCGGAGGGACAGGAGGTGCGAGCAGGCCAGCCGCTCTTCGAGATCGATCCCCGGCCGTTCAAAGTGGCGCTTGACGCCGCCGAGGCCCAGCTCGCTAGGGACAAGTCTCAATCGGCCAACGCCGAAGTCCAGGCCAAACGCTATGCCGATCTCATCAAGAAGGACTTCGTAACGCAGGAACAGTACGACGACGCCGTGACGCAGGCCGAGATGCTCAGATCCACCGTCCAGGCAGACGATGCCGCGGTGGAGCAGTCTCGACTGAACCTGGCCTACGCGTCCATCCTTGCTCCCATTTCCGGCCGCACGGGCAGCATCCTCGTGAAGAGGGGCAACGTGGTAAAGGCCAACGACGCCACCCTGGTAGTCATCAACCAGATGACTCCCGTCCGCGTGAGCTTCGCCGTCCCCGAGAGTCGACTGCCGTTGGTAAAGAAATACGCCGATCGGGGAAGGCTGGAGGTCCGCGTGAAACCGTCGAGGGACGGCAGCCGTCCCGAGGTGAAGGGGCACCTGGCATTTCTCGACAACGCGGTTGATCCTAACACCGGTACCGTGACCCTCAAGGCCGAGCTCTCGAATGAGGACGACTCCTTGCTGCCCGGCCAGTTTGTGGACACGGAATTGATTCTCACAGTGGAAACCGACGCCCTCACAGTGCCGGCCGGAGCCGTGGTCACGGGACAAGATGGCAGTTTTGTGTTTGTGGTCGGTTCAGACAACAAAGTGGAAAAGCGTCCCGTCGAGGTCAATAGAACGTTCAACAATACGGCCGTCGTTGAACGGGGCCTGAAGCCGGGCGAGACAGTGGTGACCGACGGTCAGATGCGGCTGGTGCCGGGAGCCACGGTCGCGGTCAGGTTGGAGCAGAAGACGGGGTCCAGATGA